A genomic window from Yarrowia lipolytica chromosome 1D, complete sequence includes:
- a CDS encoding uncharacterized protein (Heat shock protein:2) — MSKAVGIDLGTTYSCVAHFANDRVEIIANDQGNRTTPSFVAFTDTERLIGDAAKNQAAMNPANTVFDAKRLIGRKFDDPEVQNDAKHFPFKIIDKAGKPNIEVEFKGETKVFTPEEISSMILTKMKETAEGYLGTKVNDAVITVPAYFNDSQRQATKDAGLIAGLNVQRIINEPTAAAIAYGLDKKETGERNVLIFDLGGGTFDVSLLSIEDGIFEVKATAGDTHLGGEDFDNRLVNHFVQEFKRKHKKDISTNQRALRRLRTACERAKRTLSSSAQTSIEIDSLYEGIDFYTSITRARFEELCQDLFRGTLEPVEKVLKDAKMDKASVNEIVLVGGSTRIPKVQKLVSDFFNGKELNRSINPDEAVAYGAAVQAAILSGDTSSSTQDILLLDVAPLSLGIETAGGVMTKLIPRNSTIPTKKSETFSTYADNQPGVLIQVFEGERAQTKDNNILGKFELSGIPPAPRGVPQIEVTFDVDANGILNVSAVEKGTGKTQQITITNDKGRLSKEEIERMVNDAEKYKDEDEKEAARIAAKNGLESYTYSLKNTLSEEKFKEKVDEAEREKLEKAINETIEFLDATQSGATEEYSDKQKELEGIANPILMKFYGADGGAPGGMPGGGMPGAGAAPGGGEGPTVEEVDLMDSHPHFCI, encoded by the coding sequence ATGTCTAAAGCAGTAGGAATCGATCTTGGAACCACATACTCCTGTGTGGCCCATTTCGCCAATGACAGAGTCGAAATCATCGCCAATGACCAGGGAAACAGAACCACTCCCTCGTTTGTGGCCTTTACCGACACTGAACGACTCATTGGTGATGCTGCCAAGAACCAGGCTGCCATGAACCCTGCAAACACAGTCTTTGACGCCAAGCGACTGATTGGCCGAAAATTCGACGACCCTGAGGTCCAGAATGACGCCAAGCACTTCCCCTTCAAGATTATCGACAAGGCTGGAAAGCCCAACATCGAGGTCGAATTCAAGGGCGAAACCAAGGTCTTCACCCCCGAAGAGATCTCTTCCATGATCCTCACCAAGATGAAAGAAACTGCTGAGGGATACCTCGGAACAAAGGTGAACGACGCTGTCATTACCGTTCCCGCATACTTCAATGATTCTCAGCGacaggccaccaaggacgcAGGTCTTATTGCTGGTCTGAATGTTCAGAGAATTATCAACGAGCCTACCGCTGCCGCCATTGCCTACGGTCTCGATAAGAAGGAGACTGGCGAGCGAAACGTGCTCATTTTCgatcttggaggaggaacttTTGATgtttctcttctgtctATCGAAGACGGCATCTttgaggtcaaggccaccGCTGGAGATACCCATCTCGGTGGTGAGGACTTTGACAACCGACTCGTGAACCACTTTGTTCAGGAGTTCAAGCGAaagcacaagaaggacatctccaccaaccagcGAGCTCTCCGACGACTGCGAACCGCTTGTGAGCGAGCTAAGCGAACCCTTTCGTCTTCCGCTCAGACATCCATTGAGATCGACTCTCTCTACGAGGGTATTGATTtctacacctccatcaCTCGAGCCCGATTCGAGGAACTCTGTCAGGATCTCTTCCGAGGCACTCTTGAGCCAGTTGAGAAGGTCCTGAAGGACGCTAAGATGGACAAGGCCTCAGTCAACGAgattgtccttgttggtggctCCACTCGAATCCCCAAGGTGCAGAAGCTCGTTTCTGACTTCTTCAACGGAAAAGAGCTGAATCGATCTATCAACCCTGATGAGGCTGTTGCCTACGGTGCTGCCGTCCAGGCTGCCATCCTTTCTGGTGACacttcctcttccactcAGGATATtctgctccttgacgtTGCTCCCCTTTCTCTTGGAATCGAGACTGCTGGCGGTGTTATGACCAAGCTCATCCCCCGAAACTCGACTATCCCCACCAAGAAGTCTgagaccttctccacctaCGCTGACAACCAGCCTGGCGTTCTGATTCAGGTCTTTGAGGGTGAGCGAGCTCAGACCAAGGATAACAACATCCTTGGTAAGTTTGAGCTGTCCGGTATTCCCCCCGCTCCTCGTGGTGTTCCTCAGATCGAAGTCACCTTTGACGTTGATGCCAACGGTATTCTCAACGTCTCCGCTGTTGAGAAGGGTACTGGTAAGACTCAGCAAATCACTATCACCAACGACAAGGGCCGACtttccaaggaggaaattGAGCGAATGGTGAACGACGCTgagaagtacaaggacgaggacgagaaggaggctgcccGAATTGCCGCCAAGAACGGCCTCGAGTCTTACACCTACTCTCTCAAGAACACTCTCTCCGAGGAGAagttcaaggagaaggtTGACGAGGCCGAGCGTGAGAAGCTTGAGAAGGCCATCAACGAGACCATTGAGTTCCTCGATGCTACTCAGTCCGGTGCTACTGAAGAGTACTCCGAtaagcagaaggagctcgaggGTATTGCGAACCCCATCCTTATGAAGTTCTACGGAGCTGACGGTGGTGCTCCCGGTGGAATGCCCGGAGGAGGCATgcctggagctggagccgcCCCTGGTGGCGGCGAGGGTCCCACTGTTGAGGAGGTCGACCTAATGGATTCCCACCCACACTTCTGTATATAA
- a CDS encoding uncharacterized protein (Compare to YALI0D00110g:2, no similarity) produces the protein MSKFYFQGDESWKGEMSRMTLKPVYNTSTLVPLSSVFSKVVTQMVFRMDTAGLVSYYLTPPASTDTAPGHSKCTTTLENDSGDIFKQITHTPGSTHTVQGILPVQYSSLFELRGLLPVQYVLYSMTYHGIEGSDKRQQKLFCAGTPTLVSTNVDPGNKMGSLVFQT, from the coding sequence ATGAGCAAGTTCTATTTCCAGGGAGATGAATCTTGGAAGGGTGAAATGTCACGAATGACTCTCAAGCCTGTGtataatacaagtaccctTGTTCCCCTGTCCTCTGTGTTCAGCAAGGTAGTTACACAAATGGTGTTCCGAATGGACACGGCTGGTTTGGTCTCCTATTACCTCACACCTCCAGcctccacagacaccgCGCCTGGACATTCAAAATGTACCACGACCCTTGAGAACGACAGCGGAGATATTTTTAAGCAGATAACGCACACACCGGGCTCAACCCACACTGTTCAGGGGATACTtccggtacagtactcatCACTTTTCGAACTCAGAGGGCTACTtccggtacagtatgtactgtactccaTGACTTATCACGGGATTGAAGGTTCTGACAAACGCCAACAGAAGTTATTTTGTGCAGGTACACCTACTCTTGTCTCCACCAACGTTGACCCAGGAAATAAGATGGGGTCCTTGGTCTTTCAAACTTGA